One region of Solanum pennellii chromosome 6, SPENNV200 genomic DNA includes:
- the LOC107022163 gene encoding uncharacterized protein LOC107022163, whose amino-acid sequence MSIFSDMVGGIIEVFMDDFSIVGNSFDHCLDHLNKVLKRCKDCNLVPNWEKCHVMVKEGIVWGHGISSKGIEFDKAKVEVIEILTPPISIKGVRTFEELKKKLVFATIIIDPNLGESFDVRCDSSGVALQLVLGQRYEKILNAIYYASKALTATKKLHGYRARASCSGVCF is encoded by the exons ATGTCGATCTTCTCCGACATGGTGGGGGGCATtattgaggtgttcatggatgatttctcTATCGTGGGCAACTCCTTTGATCATTGTTTAGACCATTTAAACAAAGTACTTAAACGATGCAAAGACTGCAATTTGGTACCAAATTGGGAGAAGTGCCATGTCATGGTCAAAGAAGGTATTGTGTGGGGTCATGGGATCTCGAGCAAGGGTATTGAGTTTGATAAGGCAAAAGTCGAGGTGATCGAAATACTTACACCACCCATCTCCATAAAGGGTGTTAGAA CATTTGAAGAGTTGAAAAAGAAGTTGGTCTTCGCCACTATCATTATTGATCCAAATTTAGGAGAGTCGTTCGATGTTAGGTGTGATTCTAGTGGGGTGGCACTTCAACTAGTACTGGGGCAAAGGTATGAAAAGATCCTTAAcgccatttactatgctagcaAAGCCCTAACtgcaacaaaaaaattacatggTTACAGAGCAAGAGCTTCTTGTAGTGGCGTTTGCTTTTGA
- the LOC107022164 gene encoding uncharacterized protein LOC107022164, which produces MPGYAKFMKDMVTEKGAVNFEDDDRLQHCSAIAARSLVQKKEDPGAFTIPCTVGLLNFYESLCDLGASINLIPLSIYKKIGVGDPKPTAIRLLIDDRTVPIILGRPFLANGRAIVDMEKGHMNFRVKIEEWLHVESLKKIMMNFASDITEDYDDWVAAFERFEYRSKPKRLELDIKNNESPTAKPYIEKAPKLEFKALPAHLRYIFLGINETLPVIIAEDLNGKQFECLVAVLKRFKRAIGWTTIDIIEIPPGIFSYSIQLM; this is translated from the exons ATGCCTGGGTATGCAAAGTTCATGAAGGACATGGTGACCGAAAAAGGGGCAGTGaattttgaagatgatgataGATTGCAGcactgtagtgctattgctgCAAGGTCGttagtgcaaaagaaagaggATCCTGGTGCCTTCACGATTCCATGTACTGTCGGGTTGTTAAACTTTTATGAGTCATTGTGTGATCTTGGTGCTAGCATAAATCTTATACCTTTGTCAATTTATAAAAAGATAGGGGTGGgggatccaaagcccactgcgatacGACTACTGATAGATGATCGGACT GTTCCCATCATCCTTGGGAGACCATTCCTTGCTAATGGGCGTGCaatagttgatatggagaaggggcATATGAATTTCAGG GTGAAAATTGAAGAATGGTTGCATGTTGAGTctctcaaaaaaattatgatgaaCTTTGCGAGTGATATCACAGAGGATTATGATGACTGGGTGGCTGCATTTGAGAGATTTGAGTACCGGTCAAAGCCAAAGCGGTTGGAGCTAGACATAAAAAATAACGAATCGCCAACTGCAAAGCCATATATTGAGAAAGCACCGAAATTGGAGTTCAAAGCTCTACCAGCACATTTAAGGTATATATTCTTGGGCATAAATGAGACACTCCCAGTTATTATTGCAGAAGATCTGAATGGGAAACAATTTGAGTGTTTGGTAGCCGTGCTAAAGAGGTTCAAGCGAGCCATTGGGTGGACCACTATAGATATTATCGAAATTCCTCCGGGAATTTTCTCTTATAGTATACAACTCATGTAG